In Pseudomonas flavescens, the sequence CGCAATGGCGTCATCGTTTCTCCAGGGCGGCTGGATCGCTCACCCTGCGGTACCGGGACCAGCGCCCGGTTGGCGGTGATGCATGCTCGCGGGCAGATTGGCATGGGCGAGAAGTTCGTCCACGAATCCATTCTGGGTACCGAGTTCGTGGGCGAGATCGTCGAGACCATGAGTATCGGGGGCCGCCCGTGCATCCGCCCGACCATTTCCGGGCAGGCCTGGCTGACGGGGTTTCATCAGTACGTGCTCGATCCCAGCGATCCGTTCCCCACCGGCTACACCCTCAGCGATACCTGGCGCAGGAGCGGCTGACGCCCGTCCCGCAGCAGAGACGCTCGAAGACAATCCGCCAGCGGGTTGTCCGCCTGGATTTGTAAACGATTACGGGCTTGCAGCTGGCAAGCCGAGGCATGAGGAGCATGCAGATGTGCAAAACAATTCGCGCTGCTCGGAAAGGGAGTAGAGCGCCATGAGCGCAGCGATCAACATCGTGGAAAAGGGGCAGGGCGATGCTGTCGTGCTGATTTCCGGCCTGGGTGGGCTGGCGTCCTTCTGGGAGCCCAGCGTGGCGGCGCTGAGCCAGTCCTGGCGAGTGATCACCTTCGATCATCCCGGCGTCGGTGGCAGCGAGATCGACGGCTTGCCGAACATCCCCGGTATCGTCGTCGCCGCGCTCAGGGTGTTCGACGAACTGGAGCTCGACCGGGCGCACGTGGTGGGGCATTCCACCGGCTCGCTGGTCGCCCAGGCACTGGCACTCGACCATGGGCCGCGGGTTCGCAGCCTGGCGCTGAGCAGTGGCTGGGCGCGCCCGGACAAGCGCTTCGAGGACTTCTTCGCCTACCGCAAGTATGTGCTGGCCTGGTTGGGAGGTACCGCCTACAACGCGCTGACGCGCTTCGCCGGCTATCCCTCGGCCTGGTACGGCGAGCAGTTCGCCATCGACGGCGCCGTGAACTTCGACGAACCGTCACCTCTGGATGTCGGCATGACCCAGGCACGCATGGACATGTTGCTGGGGTACAGCCGCCGCGACGAACTGGGGGCCGTCCAGGCGCCCACCCTGGTAGTCGGTGCACCTGACGATTACATCATTCCTTTCCATCACAGCGAGGAGCTGGCCAGCCTGATCCCCAGGGCCAGGCTGCTGGCGTTCAACGGTGGCCACTTCGCGCCGCTCACTCGCACTGACCTGTACACGGCGATCTTGGCCGAATTCTGGGAGTCCTTAGCATGAGTGAACCAACAATCAGGCGAGTCGGCATCATCGGCCTGGGGGCAATCGGCAGGCGCGTGCTCGAAGCCCTGCAGACCCAGCACCTGCCATCGGCCTCCTATGCGGTCGTGGATCGCATGCAGCACCCCGAGGCTTTCACCGAGTCTCGTCACCTGACGCTGTTCAGTGACGTTCGGTCGCTCATCGACTGGCAACCCGATCTGGTCATCGAGTGTGCTGGCCATGGCGCGGTCGTGGATGCCGTTCCGGCCTGCCTGCGGGCGGGTATCGATGTGGTGATCGCCTCCATCGGAGCGCTGGCCGACAGGGCCCTCAGGGAAGATCTGGAGCAGGCTGCCAATGCCGGCAAGGCACGCCTGATTCTGGTCTCGGGGGCGATTGGCGGGCTCGATGCCATACGTTCGGCCCGTGCGGCTGGGCTGGACGAAGTTATCTACATCGGTCGCAAACCACCTCAGGCCTGGGGCGGAACGCCTGCCGACGATGTATTCGACCTGGCCAGCATCGACGAACCGACCACCATCTTTCGCGGTTCGGCCGCCCAGGCGTCGGTGCTGTTCCCGAAGAACGCCAACGTGACCGCCGCGGTGGCGCTCTCCGGCGTCGGTTTCGAGCTGACTCAGGTCCAGTTGATCGCCGACCCTGGCGTGCACAAGAACGTCCATGA encodes:
- a CDS encoding alpha/beta fold hydrolase yields the protein MSAAINIVEKGQGDAVVLISGLGGLASFWEPSVAALSQSWRVITFDHPGVGGSEIDGLPNIPGIVVAALRVFDELELDRAHVVGHSTGSLVAQALALDHGPRVRSLALSSGWARPDKRFEDFFAYRKYVLAWLGGTAYNALTRFAGYPSAWYGEQFAIDGAVNFDEPSPLDVGMTQARMDMLLGYSRRDELGAVQAPTLVVGAPDDYIIPFHHSEELASLIPRARLLAFNGGHFAPLTRTDLYTAILAEFWESLA
- a CDS encoding aspartate dehydrogenase; this translates as MSEPTIRRVGIIGLGAIGRRVLEALQTQHLPSASYAVVDRMQHPEAFTESRHLTLFSDVRSLIDWQPDLVIECAGHGAVVDAVPACLRAGIDVVIASIGALADRALREDLEQAANAGKARLILVSGAIGGLDAIRSARAAGLDEVIYIGRKPPQAWGGTPADDVFDLASIDEPTTIFRGSAAQASVLFPKNANVTAAVALSGVGFELTQVQLIADPGVHKNVHEVQARGAFGELSIRLINNPLPDNVKTSWLAALSIEEAVAKQLQALVF